The genomic DNA GTATCGGCAGTATTTTCGCGATCGCCTCAGCTAATTTTAGATTTTAGATTTCACATTTTACCTTGAAATGGAGAATCAAAAATTGGAAAACGCGGCATATCAATATCAAGTCGGTGGCAGTTTGCCAATTAACGCTCCCAGCTATGTGTTGCGACAGGCTGACTCCGATCTTTATGAGGGTGTAAAAGCTGGAGAATTCTGTTACGTTCTCAATTCTCGACAGATGGGGAAGTCTTCCCTAAGAGTGCAAATAATGCAAAAGCTGATTCGGGAGGGTGTTGCCTGTGCAGCTATTGATTTAACAGCGATCGGCAGTCAAGATGTTCCTCAAAATCAGTGGTATGCAGGCATTACTTACACCTTAGCCAGCAATTTAAATTTATTGGGGAAAGTTAATATCAGGAGTTGGTGGCGAGAGCGGGATTTTCTCGCTCCAGTGCAGAGATTGGGTGAGTTTATTGAAGAGGTATTGCTTAAAGAAATTAACCAAAATATTGCTGTTTTTGTGGATGAAATCGATAGCGTTCTCGGTTTGAATTTTCCCACAGACGATTTTTTTGCATTTATTCGCTCTTGTTACAACAAACGCGCCGACGAGCCGCAATATCAACGGCTTACTTTTGTGTTGCTGGGAGTGGCGACTCCTTCGGATTTGATTCAAGACAAAAATCGCACGCCTTTTAATATCGGACGAGCGATCGAATTGCGCGGGTTTGAATTGCACGAAGTTTGGCCTTTGGCGCAGGGATTGGTAGGAAAAGTGAGCAATCCTTTGCTAGTTCTTAAAGAGGTATTAGCTTGGACAGGCGGACAGCCTTTTCTGACGCAAAAGCTTTGTCAAATTATTTTGAATTCGGAGCGGAGAGCGGCAGATGTAGATGAGGTAGAATGGGTAGAAAATTTGGTGCGATCGCGTGTAATCGAAAATTGGGAAATCCAAGATGAACCCGAACATTTAAAAACAATACGCGATCGCGTTTTAAAGAATAAACAAAATACAGGGCGGCTGCTAAGACTTTATCAGCAAATATTGCAACAAAAAAAACAGTTAGCAGAAGAAACTCCCCAAGAAATGCAGCTGCGGCTTTTTGGTTTAGTTGTCAAACAGGATGGCAATTTAAGAGTTTATAATCCCATCTACGCTTCTGTATTCAATTCTCATTGGGTAGAACAAATGTTAGCTTCCCTGCGACCTTATGCAGAAGCGCTTGCCTCTTGGTTAGCTTCCGATGGCAAAGATGAATATTATTTGTTGCGCGGACAAGCTTTACAAGAAGGGCTGAGATGGGCAGCCGATAGCCTGGGAAATCAAGACTATCAATTTTTAATGGCCAGTCAGGAACTGGAAAAAAGAGAACTTCAAAGGGCATTAAAGTCGGCGTTAGAATCGGCTCAAAAAGCTTTAAAAATCAAAAAACAAGCGAAGGAAGATTTGGCATCATCTGGTGTAATAGCCACAAACGGCAGTACTTTTTCTGCATTTCTAAGTCCGTTAAATAAAGAAAGATTTCAACAAGTAATCGCCGATGTAGAAGATAAATTAAAAATAGTCAAACAAACCCTGTTAATGTTGATGGAATCTCAGGGTTTTGATAGAGTACTTAACGAAATGTTGCAGGCGATCGCTTTGAAAACAAGAGAGCTTTTGAGGGCCGATAGTACAGGAATTTATTTATTCGATCGAGAAAAGAATGAATTATGGTCAATTGTGGCTAACGAAGAGGAAAGCGGTACTCTAGAAATTCGCTTGCCAGCAGATATAGGAATCGCAGGAGAAGTTGCTACTTTGAAAAAAGCGGTCAATATTCCTTATGATTTTTATGACGATCCCCGCTCTTTATTTGGCAAAAATGCCGACAGAGAAAGCAATTATCGCACATACACTATGCTAGCGCTACCGCTATTAAATGAGCAAGGAGATTTAGTTGCAATTGTGCAATTGGTTAATAAATTAAAAGAGCAAAATCATACAGAAAATCCTTTAGAAGAGCGCATCGATTTAGCAGGTTTTACGCGAGAAGATGAAGAACTTTTTGCTGAGTTCGCACCTTCCATACGGCTGATTTTAGAAGCTTCCCAGTCATTTTATATAGCCGCTCAAAAACAGCGGGCAGGGGATGCACTAATCAAAGCAACGCAAGCACTCAGTCAAAGCAGTTTGGACTTAGAAGAAACGCTCAAGCGCGTTATGAACGAAGCTAAAAGATTGATGAATGCAGACCGGAGTACGCTATGGTTGATAGATGAAGAACGCGATCGCTTGTGGACAAAAATTCCTATCGGTGGCGAATTAAAAGAAATTTCCATTTCCAAAACAGCAGGCTTTCCTGGTAGAGTTGTGGAATCGGGTGAGCCGCTGGTGATTCCGTTTGACATTTATGACTCTCCCCTTTCCGATACTAGCAAACAAATCGATCGCAAAAGCGGTTATCGCACTTGTAGCTTACTTTGTATGCCCGTTTTTAACACGGACGGTCAGTTGATCGGCGTAACTCAGTTAATCAATAAACGCCGACAAGGTGATTTCCCAGACTACAATCCTGAAGATTGGCCTAAAGCACCTGAATGCTGGAAGGCAAGTTTTTCTCGCACAGATCTAGAATTCATGCAGGCATTTAATGTGCAAGCGGGAGTAGTGTTGCAAAATGCCCAATTGTTTGCCACTGTTAAACAACAGGAACAAATTCAAAGAGATATTTTGCGTAGCTTGAACAATGGCATCATTTCTACCGATAAAGCTGGTAATATTATCGCTGCTAATAAAAGTGCGAAGCGGCTTTTGGGCTTGCACAGCGAAGACAAATTGGAAGGACGATCGGTTGTCGATTTAATCCAGATAGAAGAAGGTAATTTTACGAAATGGTTCCAGATAGCATTGGCACCAAAAGAAGAAAAAGAACGCCAGCAATACTACCCCGATAAAACCTTAATTGCGGCGGGAGGTGAAGAACATAGCGTTAACTTATCGATTAATTCGATCACCGATGCCAGCGATGAAACTAAGGTTTACGGTGTTTTGGTACTCATAGAAGATATCAGCGATGAGAAGCGGCTCAAGAGTACTATGTATCGCTACATGACTCAGGAATTGGCAGAAGAATTACTGAAAGCTGGTGATGCGAAATTGGGGGGCGATCGCAAAGAAGTTTCGATCCTTTTTTCCAATATTCTCAGCTACACTAGCTTAGCTGAAAGGATGGAAGCAGAAAAGGTAGTCTGCTTGCTCAACGAATATTTTGAGACAATGGTAGATGCCATTTACGATTATAAAGGTACGCTAGATAAATATATCGGCGATATGATTATGGCGGTTTTTGGTGCGCCCCTACCTTTGCCAGATCACGCTTGGATGGCTGTACAAACGGCAGTGGATATGCGTCGTCGCTTAAAGGAATTCAATGCACGTCGCGTACAAATGAATCAGTCAAAAATTAAGATCGGTATTGGCATTAATTCCGACAATGCGATTAGCGGTAATATTGGTTCCAGCAAACGAATTGAGTTTACAGTAATTGGCGATGGTGTGAATTTGGCTTCTCGCCTGCAAGGTGTTAGCAAACAGTATGGATGCGATATTGTGTTGAGCGAAAATACTTACCGATACTGTGCCGATCGCATTTGGTTTAGGGAACTGGATTACGTTCGCGTGCAGGGTAAAACTCAACCAGTGGCGATATACGAACTGGTGGGATTGCGCGACGATTCAATTTCCGAGGAAAAGCAGAGATTAATCGATATTTACCGCCGAGGACGCGAGTATTATCTGCAAAAGAAATTTAGAAAAGCGATCGATGAATTTGGCATAATTCTGGAAGATATGAATATCCCCGACAAAGCAGCTTCCTTATATCTAAAACGCTGTCAATATTGGCTGGACAACCCGGAAGTTGTCGAGACAGAATGGGATGATGGCGTTTGGACTCTCACGGAAAAATAAGGGATTAGGGGTTAGGGGTTAGGGGCTAGGGACTAGGGGCTAGGGGAAGAGGGGGAGAGTGGGGGAGTGGGAGAATAAATCTCTTCCCTATTTCCTTTTCCCTTTCCCCTCTTCCCTTTCCCCTCTTCCCTAACCCCTAACCCCTTTCTTTTGACTTTTGATTCCCACTTTCCCGTTTATTCTAAAAAAGGGGAAGTAGTTTGACTGCGATCGATTCCGGGCGGTTTTATACGCTCCCAGAGTACGCGATAAAGCTGGAGTGGTCGGTCTTTTCCTTTTACCGAGACGGGTGGTAATTTTTCCATAGGTAAAGTGCGATCGCTCAACTTGTTCAAAGTAGTTTGGGAAATCAAAATTTCAGCTGCGTTAGCTGCACTACAGATGCGGCTGGTAACATTTGTGGTGTCGCCAATTGTCGCATATTGAATTAAGCGAGGCGAGCCAATATTTCCCGCCGCAACTTTCCCGGTATTCAGTCCGATGTGAATTTGAATTTCTAAATTGCGCTGCTTTATCCACTGCACATTTAAGCGAGAAACTGCCCATTGCATAGCTATTGCTGCTCGTAAAGCGCGATCGGCATCGTCGGGTTGTTGGTAAGGAGCGCCCCAAACTGCTAAAAGAGCATCGCCAATATATTTTTCTAATGTTCCCTCATATTCAAAAACAATATCTTCTACCATTACCTTAAAATATTCGTTGAGCATTTCAATTACTTGGCGCGGCGACATTCTAGAGGACATTTCTGTAAAACCGGTGATGTCGCAAAAAAGCGCTGTCACTTCGGTATCAACTATCTCTAAGTTGCCTTCTTCTTTGAGCTTTTTACTCACAGCTATAGGAAAGAAACTCTCCAGTTTAGCTCGCATTACCGCTTCTGCTTGCATCTTTTTGTAGAGTTGGGCGTTTTCGATCGCGATCGCAGCTTGGTTGACAAGTGCAGTCAGAAACTCCAAATCTTCCTGAGAATAAACATTCGTCATGGAAAGATTGTCAGCGTACAACACGCCAATTACTTTCTCTCTCGGTTTCATCGGGACGCACATAGAAGCGTGGATTGATTGCATGACAATTGATTCCGAACCGTGGAAACGATTGTCAGTGCGAGCATCGGCAGTTAAGATAGCATCGCCATTTTTGCAAACGAAATGGGCAATTTTTTTGCTGTAAAAATGGTCGTCTTTCGGGATGCCGGCGCGGCGCTTGGCTGCTTTTTGTTCCAACTGTCCTGTTTCTTCATTAACTAAGAGGATAATCGCTCTATCTACCCGCACGATCTTAAACAAGAGGTCGAGAATTTTTTCTAAAAGTATGTCAGTCTCCTCTGGAGAAGAAAGCTGCTTGCTCACTTCCAGCAAAATTTTTAATTTATCTACTGCCCGCTGTTCGGCATTTTTTTGTCGTAACATCAAGACCGAACCCGGATTTTCCACACCGCTTTGGTTCAATAAATCCTGGATTGCTACTTGGTTGTCATTTGGGGATAATCTTTTGACGATCGACAAACCCAAATTGTCATCATCTCCAGACGCAGCCTCGCCAACATCAAAGTAACTTACAAATTTAAAAATTACATGGCCACAATGGATTAAATCTTCATCTTTGAGTTCGTAGCGCTCGATTTTAGTGCCGTTAATAAAAGTATTGTTGCGACTGTTTAAATCCTCGATAATAACGGTATCATCAGTGACCGTAATCTTGGCATGGTGACGGGATAAACTTGGATCGGTCACAACTATATTGTTGTCCTTTTCTCGTCCAATGGTATTTTGACCGAACTTTAATTCATACATTTCCTGAGTCACTGAGTCTGGATCTTTGATTAAGTACGGCACGATTCACCCTCTTTGACGCTTCTTAATTTAATTATTTAATCAGAGTTTATTTGTGAGCAAATAGGTAACCATTTGTCCTTTGCCTTTGACAGAAATACTTCCCCTTTTTTTAAACACATACTTATCTTTTAAAAGTATGTAAGTTGCTTCAGTTACTTGAATGCTTCCCGGTATACCTGATGATTCCATCCGGGAGGCAACGTTAACTGCATCGCCCCACAAATCGTAGATAAACTTTTTCATGCCAATTACTCCAGCTATCACTTGTCCCGTGTTGATGCCGATGCGGATTTGAAACTGCTCGCCTTTTTCAATTTGAAAGCGATTAATTGCCGCTTGCATATCCAGCGCCATTTCCGCGATCGCTTCTGCGTGGTCGTTCCTTTCGATCGGCAAACCACCCACTACCATGTAGGCATCTCCAATAGTTTTAATTTTTTCTAAACCGTGTTTTTCGGCAAGTTCGTCAAAAGTAGAAAAAATTTCATTAAGTAAATTGACTAATTGGATGGGAGGCATTCTCGCCGAAAGGGGAGTAAAACCAACAATATCGGCAAACAAAATTGTGACTTCGTTGAAATGTTCGGCGATGGGACGCTGTTCTCGTTTCAACTTTTCGGCGATCGCTTCCGGTAAAATATTCAACAATAATTCTTCAGACTTTTGCTGTTCTAGGCGCAAAGCTTCTTCTGCTCGTTTGCGATCGCGAGCTTCTATTGCCAAAGCAACTAAATCGGCAATAGAGCGGGCAAAAATTTCCTCTTCCGGCGTCCAATGATGGACTTTTCCCACTTGTTCCAAACATACTATACCCAGAGTTTTTCTACTCTGGCTAATCGAAACATCCAACAAAGATTGAACGCCGAAGGGAATCAGGTAAGATTCTACCAATTCCTGGAGTCTCGGATCGGTTAGAGCATCAACGCTAACGACGGAACCGGAGGATTGTAAAGCTTTGAAATAAATGGGATAATCTTCGATAGTAATTTCCGATCCTTCGGAGTAGCGATTGCGATCGGCTTCAAACAGATTCACGCATTGAATTTTAGTTCCTGTTTCGTCATACAACCATACGCTCACCATTCCGATGCCCAACATTTTGGCACTTGCTTTGGTAATTGCTTTTAGCGCTGCTGATAGGTTCCCCTGTGCGATCGCTTTATTTTTTGTCAGTTTCACTAATACTTTGTTGTGTTTTCGCAATTGTCTTTCGCTCTCTCGCAAAGCATCTTCCGCAAGTTTGCGTCTGGTAATATCGGTAAGAATTCCTTCATAGTGGCATAACTTCCCTTGCTCGTCGCAAACCGCATGGGCATTTTCAGAAATCCAGATAATGCTGCCATCTTTACGATAAATTTGAGATTCAAAATTAGATATAGCGCCATTCTGTGCCAGCATTTCGACAAAAACTTCCCGACGATTTGGGTCTACATAAACTTCTTTTCCTAAATTAGCGATACTGTCGGTTAATTCCTCTGGTGAGTCGTAGCCATAAATTCGCGCTAAGGCTAAATTCGCACTCAAAAAGCGTCCATCGGGGGCTGTTTGGAAAATGCCTTCCGTGGCGTTCTCAAAAATACTGCGATATTTCTCCTCCGCTTCTCGGAGAGCTTCTTCTGCTCGCTTGCGATCGGTGATGTCCCGGACAAGAATTAAAACTTGATTCTCATCGAGCGGGACAACGCGGACTTCTTCATCTAATTTTTCGTCATTAACCTCTATTTGCTGTTCGTAAATTCGCACTTCTCCCGTTGACAGAGCTTCGTGAATATAAAACATCCTCCGCCTGTATAATTCTGGGGGAAATCCTTCCGATAAATGTTGGCCGATCGGATTAATATTGAGCGACGACATTTGGGAGAATTTCGGTTGAATAAAGTCTAAATAATAGCCATTGCGATCGATCCGCATCATGATATCCGGAATCGCCAAAAGAATAGCTTGTTTCTGCGCTTCGCTCTCCCGCAGTGCTTGTTCCGATCGCTTGCGTTCCGTAATGTCAAAAATCACTCCATCCAGCCAGAGCAGTTGCCCGTTGCTATCGAAAATTCCCTGACCTTTCTCGTAAATCCAGCGAATGCTGCCATCGGCATGAATTATCCTGTATTCCAGAATATAAGGAAGTCTTGCCGTTAGTGCCCGCTCGACATTTATCTGCACCATCTCTGCATCTTCAGGATGAATAATACTTGCAAATGTTCGCACTTGATTGTGAATAAATTCACTGGCAGGATAACCAGAAATTTCCTCGATTACATTGCTGATGAACTCCATTGTCCAATCATAGTCCCACTTACCCCGATAGATGGCTCCGCCGATATTAGAAACCAAACTTCTAAATCGCTGCTCGCTCTCCCGCAGTGCTTCCATAGCCAGTTTGCGTTCGGTGATATCTTCAGAAATGCAAAGCAGGTGCGTAACTTCAGAGCGCTCGTTAATAACAGGAACTTTTAGAGTTCGCAACCATTTTGTTTGACCGGATTTTGTATCGATGGCTTCGGAGGGAATATCAACTAACTTGCCCGTCTTGACCACCTCTAAGTCTTTTTCTAGGAAGAAATCTGCTTGCTCTTGGGGATATAAGTCGCGGACGTTGCGCCCTAATGCTTCTTCTTTGGAATTGCCAAACATCTTTTCGCTAGCTTTGTTCCACAGCACAAAACGAAAGTCATCCGCAACATCTTTGGCAAATACTGCTAAAGGGATGTGTTGGACGATCGTATCTAGGAACCGCTGCTGTTGCGACACTTCTTCTTCTAACCGCTTGCGTTCGCACGCTTCCAAAGCTAAAGACGCTAAATCTGCAAGGGAAGCTGCAAAATTTTGCTCTTCCGGTGTCCAATGACGATAGAGGCGGGATGACCCCGCCTCCATTCCTATGTGTTCCAGACACAAAACTCCCACTGTTTGTCCCCCCAGTCGAATGGGGGTATCCAGCATAGAAGTGATACCTAATGGAGTTAGGTAGGAATCTGTAAATTCTTTCGTGCGCGGATCGTTGCGAGCATCTTCAGCTGCGATCGTCCAATCTTCTGCCAAAGCTTTGAAATAGCCAGGATAGCTTGATTCAGTTAATTCCAATCCCTGTGAATGTTGGTTGACAGTCAGCTCGAATAAATCTAGGCATCGGATCGCTTTTTTTGTCTCGTTATACAGCCAAACACTGGCTCGTTCGATTTCCAGTGTACGAGCAGCCGCTTCGGTAATTTCTGTGAGGGCAGTTTTCAAGTCGCCTCGGTAGAGGGCGTTATTTCTTGATAGTTTTACCAGCACGGCGTTCTGATGGCGCAATCTTATTTCACTTTCCCGCAGGGCTGTTTCCGCTGAAATGCGATCGCTAATTTCTTGTTGCAGCCGCCCATTTTGTTCTTGCAGTTGCTTTTGCAGTTTCCGCAGCGTCAGGTGATTCTCCACGCGAGCTAAAACTTCCGCACTCTGAAACGGTTTGGTGATATAATCTATTCCACCTACTGCAAAAGCTTTTACTTTATCCAAAACATCGTCTAGGGCGCTGATAAAAATGATCGGCACATCGCGAGTTGGCTCGTTTGCTTTCAGATATTCGCAAACTTCATAGCCATTCATTTCTGGCATATTAATATCGAGTAATATCAAATTGGGCAGAGATGCCCGACAGGCAGTTAGCGCCATTTGGCCGTTCAGCGCTTTGCGTACTTCATACCCCCGCTCGCTTAGTATAGTCGCCAAAAGGCGCAGGTTATCCGGTTTGTCGTCAACAATAAGAATATTTCCTTTGCTGTTAGGGAGAAGCTCTTTCACCCCATCAATTTTATTTGTTAATAGTTGGTTGTTATTCATTTTCTTGACTGCTCAATTAAATCTATAACTTTATCAAAACGAAACTCATCTGCCCATTCTTTCAAGGTGTTGACCAGGGGGGGAATGCTGGTGGGAATTTGCTCGATTAGCTCAAAAATCAGACTATCGCTGCATTGGGCAGCGGCGTCGTATAGCTGCTCTACCCACTCGGCAGGCATTTGGGACAAGTAGGTATCGAGGGGGAGATTTGAGTTACCGCCCGGATCTGGAGAAGCCATACCCCTCAAAAGTGCTTCTTTTTTTGGTTGAACTTCCGACTCGATCGCGATCGGCTCCTCGTAGATGTATCGCACCCCTAAATAACGAGCCATTTTTTCTAAGATTAGCTCGACCGAGAAGGGCTTGCTGACGAAATCATCGCAGCCTGCCGACAAAATAGCAATGCGGTCTTCCTCAAAGGCGCTGGCAGTCAGAGCGACGATCGCAGTTGCTTTACCGAGAGGATGCTCTTTGATGCGTTTGGTGGCTTCGTACCCATCCATCACCGGCATTTGTATATCCATGAAAATTACCTGCGGTTGCCAGTTCTTCCACTGGACAATAGCTTCCTTACCGTTGGCAGCAGAATACACCTCAAAGCCAATGGCTGTAAGTAATTTAACCAACAGGAGGCGGCTGACTTTGACATCTTCAACCACCAAGATGCGATACTTCGGTTGATTGGGTGCTAGGCCAATTATCTTGCGAGTTTCTCGTGCAGCGGGAACTTTGAGATTGTCAACTACAGAAACGGGAATATCAAATTTAAAAGTTGTTCCTCTAGCCAGAGTACTGCTCACGGCAATCTCCCCTCCCATCAGCTGTACAAATTGTCGGCTAATGGGTAAACCCAATCCAGTTCCTTGCTCGGATTTTCGACCGCTTTCCGTTTGTCCGAAAGGTGCAAATAGGAGCGTCATTTCTTCAGGGGCAATACCTGGGCCGGTGTCTTCTACTTCAAATAACAGTCGAGAATTGTTCGTCGTCGCTCTCGATAAACCATCCACTTTCACGCGCAGGATGACACTACCTTTTTCTGTAAATTTGATCGCATTTCCCAGTAAATTAATTAAGACTTGGCGTAACTTGTTATCGTCCGTTTTGACGTATTTGGGAACCTCTGGAGCGAGTTGGAAGATTAACGCTAAACCTTTAGATTTAGCTTTGAGTTGGAACATCTCTTCGAGATTGGTTAGCAAGCGACACAGGTCAAAGCTATTTTCATTCAGCGTTACCCTGCCCGATTCGATTTTGGACATTTCTAAAATGTCGTTGATTAATGCTAGCAAATGCTCGCCACTGCGATTGATAATTCCCAATTGTTGCTTCTGCTCAGCCGATAGGGAGGCATCGCGGTTCATTACTTGAGTAAACCCCAAGATGGCGTTTAGTGGCGTTCTCAGTTCGTGGCTCATCTTGGACAAGAATTGACTTTTGGCACGGTTGGCCGCATCTGCGGCATATACAGATTCTTGGAGTGCTTTTTCTGCTTTTTTTCGTTCCAATTCGGCTGCGGCTCTGGCAGCGAAAATTTTCAAAATTAGCTCTCTTGTTTGGTCATCTGCCATCGGATTGATATCCATGACTGCCAAGTGGCCTAATACATTTCCGCTGGAGTTAACTAGAGGCATTCCTGCATAACTTTGTATGCCCAGTCTAGAGAGTAATTCATTGTTAGGGAAAGTGTCGGTTAATTTATTAGAATAAAAGCAAATATTCGCTTTTAAAATTGTTTCGCCGCAGGGAGTATTACCGATTTCAAACTCGATGTTTTCGTTGAAATCAAAGCCAGTCCAAAACGCCAGTGTACGCACTTTCGTTTTTTCTCGATCGGCCCACTCCGTTACCAAGGCATAACGAACTTGCAGTACTTCAGCCAGATATCGGACGCAGGAACGCA from Aerosakkonema funiforme FACHB-1375 includes the following:
- a CDS encoding GAF domain-containing protein; translated protein: MASQELEKRELQRALKSALESAQKALKIKKQAKEDLASSGVIATNGSTFSAFLSPLNKERFQQVIADVEDKLKIVKQTLLMLMESQGFDRVLNEMLQAIALKTRELLRADSTGIYLFDREKNELWSIVANEEESGTLEIRLPADIGIAGEVATLKKAVNIPYDFYDDPRSLFGKNADRESNYRTYTMLALPLLNEQGDLVAIVQLVNKLKEQNHTENPLEERIDLAGFTREDEELFAEFAPSIRLILEASQSFYIAAQKQRAGDALIKATQALSQSSLDLEETLKRVMNEAKRLMNADRSTLWLIDEERDRLWTKIPIGGELKEISISKTAGFPGRVVESGEPLVIPFDIYDSPLSDTSKQIDRKSGYRTCSLLCMPVFNTDGQLIGVTQLINKRRQGDFPDYNPEDWPKAPECWKASFSRTDLEFMQAFNVQAGVVLQNAQLFATVKQQEQIQRDILRSLNNGIISTDKAGNIIAANKSAKRLLGLHSEDKLEGRSVVDLIQIEEGNFTKWFQIALAPKEEKERQQYYPDKTLIAAGGEEHSVNLSINSITDASDETKVYGVLVLIEDISDEKRLKSTMYRYMTQELAEELLKAGDAKLGGDRKEVSILFSNILSYTSLAERMEAEKVVCLLNEYFETMVDAIYDYKGTLDKYIGDMIMAVFGAPLPLPDHAWMAVQTAVDMRRRLKEFNARRVQMNQSKIKIGIGINSDNAISGNIGSSKRIEFTVIGDGVNLASRLQGVSKQYGCDIVLSENTYRYCADRIWFRELDYVRVQGKTQPVAIYELVGLRDDSISEEKQRLIDIYRRGREYYLQKKFRKAIDEFGIILEDMNIPDKAASLYLKRCQYWLDNPEVVETEWDDGVWTLTEK
- a CDS encoding adenylate/guanylate cyclase domain-containing protein: MPYLIKDPDSVTQEMYELKFGQNTIGREKDNNIVVTDPSLSRHHAKITVTDDTVIIEDLNSRNNTFINGTKIERYELKDEDLIHCGHVIFKFVSYFDVGEAASGDDDNLGLSIVKRLSPNDNQVAIQDLLNQSGVENPGSVLMLRQKNAEQRAVDKLKILLEVSKQLSSPEETDILLEKILDLLFKIVRVDRAIILLVNEETGQLEQKAAKRRAGIPKDDHFYSKKIAHFVCKNGDAILTADARTDNRFHGSESIVMQSIHASMCVPMKPREKVIGVLYADNLSMTNVYSQEDLEFLTALVNQAAIAIENAQLYKKMQAEAVMRAKLESFFPIAVSKKLKEEGNLEIVDTEVTALFCDITGFTEMSSRMSPRQVIEMLNEYFKVMVEDIVFEYEGTLEKYIGDALLAVWGAPYQQPDDADRALRAAIAMQWAVSRLNVQWIKQRNLEIQIHIGLNTGKVAAGNIGSPRLIQYATIGDTTNVTSRICSAANAAEILISQTTLNKLSDRTLPMEKLPPVSVKGKDRPLQLYRVLWERIKPPGIDRSQTTSPFLE
- a CDS encoding adenylate/guanylate cyclase domain-containing protein, which encodes MNNNQLLTNKIDGVKELLPNSKGNILIVDDKPDNLRLLATILSERGYEVRKALNGQMALTACRASLPNLILLDINMPEMNGYEVCEYLKANEPTRDVPIIFISALDDVLDKVKAFAVGGIDYITKPFQSAEVLARVENHLTLRKLQKQLQEQNGRLQQEISDRISAETALRESEIRLRHQNAVLVKLSRNNALYRGDLKTALTEITEAAARTLEIERASVWLYNETKKAIRCLDLFELTVNQHSQGLELTESSYPGYFKALAEDWTIAAEDARNDPRTKEFTDSYLTPLGITSMLDTPIRLGGQTVGVLCLEHIGMEAGSSRLYRHWTPEEQNFAASLADLASLALEACERKRLEEEVSQQQRFLDTIVQHIPLAVFAKDVADDFRFVLWNKASEKMFGNSKEEALGRNVRDLYPQEQADFFLEKDLEVVKTGKLVDIPSEAIDTKSGQTKWLRTLKVPVINERSEVTHLLCISEDITERKLAMEALRESEQRFRSLVSNIGGAIYRGKWDYDWTMEFISNVIEEISGYPASEFIHNQVRTFASIIHPEDAEMVQINVERALTARLPYILEYRIIHADGSIRWIYEKGQGIFDSNGQLLWLDGVIFDITERKRSEQALRESEAQKQAILLAIPDIMMRIDRNGYYLDFIQPKFSQMSSLNINPIGQHLSEGFPPELYRRRMFYIHEALSTGEVRIYEQQIEVNDEKLDEEVRVVPLDENQVLILVRDITDRKRAEEALREAEEKYRSIFENATEGIFQTAPDGRFLSANLALARIYGYDSPEELTDSIANLGKEVYVDPNRREVFVEMLAQNGAISNFESQIYRKDGSIIWISENAHAVCDEQGKLCHYEGILTDITRRKLAEDALRESERQLRKHNKVLVKLTKNKAIAQGNLSAALKAITKASAKMLGIGMVSVWLYDETGTKIQCVNLFEADRNRYSEGSEITIEDYPIYFKALQSSGSVVSVDALTDPRLQELVESYLIPFGVQSLLDVSISQSRKTLGIVCLEQVGKVHHWTPEEEIFARSIADLVALAIEARDRKRAEEALRLEQQKSEELLLNILPEAIAEKLKREQRPIAEHFNEVTILFADIVGFTPLSARMPPIQLVNLLNEIFSTFDELAEKHGLEKIKTIGDAYMVVGGLPIERNDHAEAIAEMALDMQAAINRFQIEKGEQFQIRIGINTGQVIAGVIGMKKFIYDLWGDAVNVASRMESSGIPGSIQVTEATYILLKDKYVFKKRGSISVKGKGQMVTYLLTNKL
- a CDS encoding response regulator; protein product: MKNPVIICVDDEQTILDSLKIELKKAVGDIYIIETAEGGEDALELLRELQEDEYEIALIISDYIMPDIKGDELLKRVHAISPKTIKIMLTGQADIEAVANAINHAKLYRYISKPWESEDLKLTVKEAIRSYFQEKILAEQNAKLEVYNQKLEELVRIRTGELEQKNLQLEQEIRERQQVETALQASEVELRAIFAAMTDVVLVRDAEGRCLKIAPTHTENLYKSPTDMIGKTLHDVLPKQQADLIFSGIQQALLTQQTVYVEYNVTIQEREVWLGANISPLSPEAVIVVARDITDRKHREEALQLIVEGTASTTGDSFMRSCVRYLAEVLQVRYALVTEWADREKTKVRTLAFWTGFDFNENIEFEIGNTPCGETILKANICFYSNKLTDTFPNNELLSRLGIQSYAGMPLVNSSGNVLGHLAVMDINPMADDQTRELILKIFAARAAAELERKKAEKALQESVYAADAANRAKSQFLSKMSHELRTPLNAILGFTQVMNRDASLSAEQKQQLGIINRSGEHLLALINDILEMSKIESGRVTLNENSFDLCRLLTNLEEMFQLKAKSKGLALIFQLAPEVPKYVKTDDNKLRQVLINLLGNAIKFTEKGSVILRVKVDGLSRATTNNSRLLFEVEDTGPGIAPEEMTLLFAPFGQTESGRKSEQGTGLGLPISRQFVQLMGGEIAVSSTLARGTTFKFDIPVSVVDNLKVPAARETRKIIGLAPNQPKYRILVVEDVKVSRLLLVKLLTAIGFEVYSAANGKEAIVQWKNWQPQVIFMDIQMPVMDGYEATKRIKEHPLGKATAIVALTASAFEEDRIAILSAGCDDFVSKPFSVELILEKMARYLGVRYIYEEPIAIESEVQPKKEALLRGMASPDPGGNSNLPLDTYLSQMPAEWVEQLYDAAAQCSDSLIFELIEQIPTSIPPLVNTLKEWADEFRFDKVIDLIEQSRK